One window of the Candidatus Omnitrophota bacterium genome contains the following:
- a CDS encoding type II toxin-antitoxin system PemK/MazF family toxin → MPVKRGDIFYVDLNPTKGSEQAGRRPVLVIQNNIGNEYAPTVIIAPLTTRKLSKEFPTNVNLKKGAAGLKEDSAVLLSQIRTIDKTRLDKKVGNLSSDYMLKVDEAIKISLGLV, encoded by the coding sequence ATGCCGGTTAAGCGAGGCGATATTTTCTATGTAGATTTAAACCCTACAAAAGGATCGGAGCAGGCAGGCAGAAGGCCTGTTCTTGTTATTCAAAATAACATAGGCAATGAATACGCCCCCACGGTTATTATAGCGCCCCTTACCACCAGGAAATTATCCAAAGAATTTCCTACAAATGTGAATTTGAAAAAAGGCGCCGCAGGGTTAAAAGAAGACTCCGCGGTATTGTTGTCACAGATCAGGACAATCGATAAAACAAGGCTGGACAAAAAGGTCGGCAATCTTTCATCCGATTATATGCTAAAAGTCGATGAGGCGATAAAGATAAGTTTAGGATTGGTTTAA
- a CDS encoding PspC domain-containing protein, which produces MKKLYLSDSNKKLGGVCGGIGEYFDVDPTLVRIIFIIATLASIGLGIIAYILMWIVIPKESKEQGKN; this is translated from the coding sequence ATGAAGAAGCTATATTTATCAGATTCGAATAAGAAGCTGGGCGGCGTATGCGGCGGCATCGGCGAATATTTCGACGTCGATCCAACGCTTGTCAGGATAATCTTCATAATAGCTACCCTGGCCTCTATAGGCCTTGGCATCATCGCGTATATCCTGATGTGGATCGTCATTCCGAAGGAGTCGAAGGAGCAGGGTAAAAATTAA
- the tnpA gene encoding IS200/IS605 family transposase, giving the protein MVRYWKGAHTRHRLQYHLVWIPKYRKRVLIGKIAARLKCLLYEGCRINRWWIEVMSIQHDHVHILIRLKPKDSVAHCAHLLKEVTSRRIRQEFPELEEFLWGDDFWADGYFAESVGKVSELTIRKYIEEQQV; this is encoded by the coding sequence ATGGTTAGATACTGGAAGGGTGCGCACACACGTCATAGGTTGCAGTATCACCTCGTATGGATACCAAAATACCGTAAGAGGGTATTGATAGGCAAAATAGCCGCGCGGTTAAAATGCCTGCTGTATGAGGGATGCCGGATTAATAGATGGTGGATAGAGGTCATGAGCATTCAGCATGACCATGTGCATATCCTGATAAGGTTGAAGCCAAAAGACAGCGTCGCGCATTGTGCCCATCTGTTAAAAGAAGTGACAAGCCGAAGAATCAGGCAGGAATTCCCCGAGCTTGAAGAGTTTTTGTGGGGAGACGACTTTTGGGCGGACGGCTATTTTGCCGAAAGTGTGGGCAAAGTATCCGAGTTAACAATAAGGAAATACATAGAGGAGCAGCAGGTATAA
- a CDS encoding DUF5674 family protein, which translates to MKIVTDKIAVSELKTMAANLFGDMVKAVVDVDREIVAVDAELHSDLEALLLDNGSKQKSLWGINIYPENSGDDMVEFDSVINIRPSQNNKSRGVNDEAIRKKIIAIVAKKVNI; encoded by the coding sequence ATGAAGATAGTGACCGATAAGATAGCGGTATCCGAACTTAAGACTATGGCCGCTAATTTATTCGGCGATATGGTCAAGGCGGTCGTAGACGTTGACAGGGAGATAGTTGCTGTTGACGCTGAATTACATTCCGACCTTGAGGCGCTGCTCCTGGATAACGGTTCGAAGCAGAAGAGTCTATGGGGCATTAATATCTATCCGGAAAATAGCGGCGATGATATGGTCGAATTCGATTCTGTGATCAATATAAGGCCGTCGCAGAATAATAAAAGCCGCGGCGTTAATGATGAGGCGATCCGTAAGAAGATAATTGCAATAGTGGCGAAAAAGGTCAATATATGA